A portion of the Punica granatum isolate Tunisia-2019 chromosome 7, ASM765513v2, whole genome shotgun sequence genome contains these proteins:
- the LOC116213419 gene encoding uncharacterized protein LOC116213419 isoform X2: MPQLPPRLPSSLRSGEGGAEIKDGGLASGNSDESNRASPPGGLDFDVNWRRSQGAYREILKSYDDTRVCRESLAQAKSRILSYYPGAWIEEVGGTKSSEYDVPRTTCLILIGPKGSGKSSLINRISKVFEDDKFTSERAQVTFNSSAGDGTLFLREYMIPRRSTSFCLYDTRSWSLDALENAEMIRRWMLKGVHDGELVIWGSDDPDLRKRMKYKARQKGHPSSAIRAVNFVIFVVDGLSVLKSMEGKDDGACPYMDMVATMFNLPYQSFKDDRPVVVVTHGDLLSVTDRARIRVHLGERLGIPPAKQIFDIPESSDPLTEFTIIDMIHYSLEHADRNLPHKKIFFPKKVCRASTILRILYFSIVVGFAIISAFRHRAHHHRPRSNLNIDWPSMRHMWLA; the protein is encoded by the exons ATGCCCCAGCTGCCTCCTCGACTTCCGTCCTCTTTGAG GAGCGGTGAGGGTGGAGCAGAGATTAAGGATGGTGGCTTGGCGTCTGGGAATTCTGACGAGTCGAATCGGGCTTCTCCTCCCGGTGGTTTGGATTTTGATGTCAACTGGAGGAGGAGCCAGGGTGCTTACAGAGAAATCTTGAAGAGTTATGACGATACACGGGTTTGTAGAGAGAGTTTGGCTCAGGCGAAAAGCAGAATTCTTAG CTATTACCCTGGAGCATGGATCGAGGAAGTTGGTGGCACAAAATCATCTGAATATGATGTGCCTCGGACAACTTGTCTCATATTAATCGGTCCAAAAGGGTCTGGAAAGAGCAGCCTCATCAATAGAATATCAAAGGTGTTTGAAGATGACAAGTTTACATCAGAAAGAGCCCAAGTAACAT TTAATTCATCTGCGGGAGATGGAACCCTTTTCCTCCGGGAATACATGATTCCTAGAAGGTCAACATCCTTTTGTCTTTATGACACCCGTAGCTGGTCCTTGGATGCCCTAGAGAATGCTGAAATGATAAGACGGTGGATGCTGAAAGGAGTTCATGATGGTGAGCTTGTCATCTG GGGATCAGATGATCCAGATTTAAGGAAGAGAATGAAGTACAAAGCTCGTCAGAAGGGCCACCCATCCTCTGCAATCAGAGCCGTTAATTTTGTTATCTTTGTTGTTGATGGCCTATCAGTTCTCAAATCAATGGAGGGGAAAGATGATGGAGCATGTCCATACATGGATATGGTCGCAACTATGTTCAACCTTCCATACCAGTCATTTAAGG ATGATAGGCCTGTGGTGGTGGTAACACATGGTGACTTACTTTCAGTCACGGATCGTGCTCGTATCCGTGTCCACCTGGGAGAACGTCTAGGCATTCCTCCTGCTAAACAAATATTTGATATACCAG AAAGCTCTGATCCACTAACAGAGTTCACAATAATCGACATGATACATTATTCCCTCGAGCATGCAGATAGAAATCTTCCTCACAAGAAGATATTTTTTCCAAAGAAG GTATGCAGAGCATCTACTATTTTGAGGATTTTGTACTTCTCCATCGTAGTTGGGTTCGCCATCATCTCAGCCTTTAGGCATCGAGCACACCACCATCGGCCCCGATCAAATCTTAATATCGATTGGCCTTCGATGCGACATATGTGGCTGGCATAA
- the LOC116213418 gene encoding GTP cyclohydrolase 1: MGALDEGHFCEELENGVKLEDPETFAIEDAVRVLLQGLGEDVNREGIRKTPLRVAKAFREGTRGYRQKVKDIVQGALFPEAGLDKSIGNAGGAGGLVLVRDLDLFSYCESCLLPFQVKCHVGYVPSGQRVLGLSKLSRVSDVFAKRLQEPQRLADEICLALQSGIKPSGVAVILQCSHLRFPTLESVLLNSNQEVWSDVTVSSGSGVFKDENSDACSDFLSLLKFRGVNIKKTQTSECWCPSRISDSPSSIACSAVAPANHLMVSAVTSIIESLGEDPLRKELVGTPARFVKWLMNFKDTKLDMKLNGLGLCKIDTHKPNGVVHGNGGRMHSELNLSFWSQCEHHLLPFHGVVHIGYFCSEGFSPLPKSLLQAIVHFFGFKLQVQERLTRQIAETVSSLLGGDVMVVVEAYHTCMISRGIEKFGSNTATIAVLGRFSTDSAARAKFLAGITKAIGGS; the protein is encoded by the exons ATGGGCGCTCTGGATGAGGGGCATTTCTGCGAGGAGCTCGAGAACGGTGTGAAGCTCGAAGACCCCGAGACCTTCGCCATCGAGGATGCGGTCAGAGTCCTGCTGCAGGGCTTGGGTGAAGATGTCAACCGGGAGGGAATCAGGAAGACTCCTCTTCGCGTCGCCAAAGCCTTCCGCGAAGGAACCAGAG GTTATCGACAGAAAGTGAAGGACATAGTCCAAGGAGCACTATTTCCTGAAGCAGGTCTTGATAAGTCCATCGGAAACGCGGGAGGAGCAGGAGGGCTTGTGCTGGTTCGTGACCTCGACCTGTTCTCCTACTGTGAATCCTGCCTGCTGCCGTTCCAGGTCAAGTGCCATGTTGGGTATGTACCATCTGGTCAGAGAGTGTTGGGCCTGAGCAAGCTCTCTCGAGTGTCTGATGTGTTTGCCAAGAGGCTCCAAGAGCCCCAGCGATTAGCTGACGAGATCTGCTTGGCACTTCAAAGTGGGATCAAGCCTTCTGGAGTTGCGGTCATTCTCCAATGCTCACACCTTCGTTTCCCAACTCTTGAATCAGTATTACTAAACTCAAACCAGGAAGTTTGGTCCGATGTTACAGTCAGTTCGGGCTCGGGCGTCTTCAAGGATGAGAATTCCGATGCCTGCAGCGATTTCCTCAGCCTCCTAAAATTCAGGGGTGTAAATATTAAGAAAACTCAGACAAGTGAGTGCTGGTGCCCTTCTCGTATTTCTGATTCTCCAAGCTCTATAGCTTGTTCAGCTGTTGCGCCTGCAAACCATCTAATGGTCTCTGCTGTGACTTCAATTATCGAGTCTTTGGGTGAGGACCCATTAAGAAAAGAGCTAGTGGGAACTCCAGCGCGGTTTGTGAAGTGGCTCATGAACTTCAAAGACACTAAGCTTGATATGAAGCTGAATGGGTTAGGATTATGCAAGATAGATACTCACAAACCGAACGGAGTAGTACATGGCAATGGAGGTCGGATGCATTCGGAGCTGAACCTTTCTTTCTGGTCTCAGTGCGAACACCATTTGCTTCCCTTCCATGGGGTCGTCCACATAGGATATTTCTGCTCTGAAGGGTTTAGTCCTTTACCCAAGTCTCTCTTACAGGCGATAGTGCATTTCTTTGGCTTCAAGCTTCAGGTGCAGGAGAGGCTCACAAGGCAGATTGCAGAGACCGTCTCTTCGCTCCTAGGTGGGGACGTTATGGTTGTTGTGGAGGCTTATCACACGTGTATGATCTCGAGAGGAATCGAGAAGTTTGGGAGCAACACTGCTACAATCGCTGTTTTGGGTCGATTCTCGACCGATTCGGCTGCTAGGGCAAAATTTTTGGCTGGAATAACAAAGGCCATAGGGGGATCATAA
- the LOC116213419 gene encoding uncharacterized protein LOC116213419 isoform X1, whose amino-acid sequence MGGEGGERASSDGSLSEGECFVDNEMPQLPPRLPSSLRSGEGGAEIKDGGLASGNSDESNRASPPGGLDFDVNWRRSQGAYREILKSYDDTRVCRESLAQAKSRILSYYPGAWIEEVGGTKSSEYDVPRTTCLILIGPKGSGKSSLINRISKVFEDDKFTSERAQVTFNSSAGDGTLFLREYMIPRRSTSFCLYDTRSWSLDALENAEMIRRWMLKGVHDGELVIWGSDDPDLRKRMKYKARQKGHPSSAIRAVNFVIFVVDGLSVLKSMEGKDDGACPYMDMVATMFNLPYQSFKDDRPVVVVTHGDLLSVTDRARIRVHLGERLGIPPAKQIFDIPESSDPLTEFTIIDMIHYSLEHADRNLPHKKIFFPKKVCRASTILRILYFSIVVGFAIISAFRHRAHHHRPRSNLNIDWPSMRHMWLA is encoded by the exons ATGGGCGGTGAGGGAGGTGAACGAGCAAGCTCCGACGGTTCCCTTTCCG AAGGAGAATGTTTCGTTGATAATGAAATGCCCCAGCTGCCTCCTCGACTTCCGTCCTCTTTGAG GAGCGGTGAGGGTGGAGCAGAGATTAAGGATGGTGGCTTGGCGTCTGGGAATTCTGACGAGTCGAATCGGGCTTCTCCTCCCGGTGGTTTGGATTTTGATGTCAACTGGAGGAGGAGCCAGGGTGCTTACAGAGAAATCTTGAAGAGTTATGACGATACACGGGTTTGTAGAGAGAGTTTGGCTCAGGCGAAAAGCAGAATTCTTAG CTATTACCCTGGAGCATGGATCGAGGAAGTTGGTGGCACAAAATCATCTGAATATGATGTGCCTCGGACAACTTGTCTCATATTAATCGGTCCAAAAGGGTCTGGAAAGAGCAGCCTCATCAATAGAATATCAAAGGTGTTTGAAGATGACAAGTTTACATCAGAAAGAGCCCAAGTAACAT TTAATTCATCTGCGGGAGATGGAACCCTTTTCCTCCGGGAATACATGATTCCTAGAAGGTCAACATCCTTTTGTCTTTATGACACCCGTAGCTGGTCCTTGGATGCCCTAGAGAATGCTGAAATGATAAGACGGTGGATGCTGAAAGGAGTTCATGATGGTGAGCTTGTCATCTG GGGATCAGATGATCCAGATTTAAGGAAGAGAATGAAGTACAAAGCTCGTCAGAAGGGCCACCCATCCTCTGCAATCAGAGCCGTTAATTTTGTTATCTTTGTTGTTGATGGCCTATCAGTTCTCAAATCAATGGAGGGGAAAGATGATGGAGCATGTCCATACATGGATATGGTCGCAACTATGTTCAACCTTCCATACCAGTCATTTAAGG ATGATAGGCCTGTGGTGGTGGTAACACATGGTGACTTACTTTCAGTCACGGATCGTGCTCGTATCCGTGTCCACCTGGGAGAACGTCTAGGCATTCCTCCTGCTAAACAAATATTTGATATACCAG AAAGCTCTGATCCACTAACAGAGTTCACAATAATCGACATGATACATTATTCCCTCGAGCATGCAGATAGAAATCTTCCTCACAAGAAGATATTTTTTCCAAAGAAG GTATGCAGAGCATCTACTATTTTGAGGATTTTGTACTTCTCCATCGTAGTTGGGTTCGCCATCATCTCAGCCTTTAGGCATCGAGCACACCACCATCGGCCCCGATCAAATCTTAATATCGATTGGCCTTCGATGCGACATATGTGGCTGGCATAA